The Candidatus Denitrolinea symbiosum DNA window AAACGCCAAAGCCGAAGCGTTGATGGCTCCCAAAGCCCGCGACATGACCGGTTGGATCGTCAACGAGATGAAGCGTCAGGGCGGGAAGATCTCCTCCGAAGCCGCGAAGAGACTCGCCGAATTGGTCGGCGCGGACACGCGCCAGGCCGCGCAGGAGATCGCCAAAGCGCTGGCCTACGTCAATTGGGCGCGCCCGGTCGAGGTTCAGGATGTGGAGGCGGTGTGCGTCTCGACCGCGGAGGTGGACATCTTCGCCTTCGTGGACAGTCTCGCGGCGGGCAACGGTCAGCAGTCCCAATCCATGCTGCGGAAAATGCTGGAGGAGCAGGACGCCGCGGCCATCTTCCCGATGATCGTCCGCCAGTTTCGGCTGCTCGTCCAGGCGCGCGAGATCGTGGAGGCGCGCGGCATGGTGCAGGACGTGCAGGAGGCGCTGGGCATCCATCCTTTCGTGGCTGGGAAAATCTTTCAGCAGGCGGGACGGTTCACGATGAAGAGCCTCGAGTCCATTTAC harbors:
- a CDS encoding DNA polymerase III subunit delta — encoded protein: MPALLLYGTDEFAIARRLADIAAQTDKDGMNTSRLEARLTSDEELNNAVNAMPFLSDKRLVIIANPSQKYGAGEPRKKFTEFLGKIPPTTQLVIYETVEPKEAEKHWLVKWVSKNENAKAEALMAPKARDMTGWIVNEMKRQGGKISSEAAKRLAELVGADTRQAAQEIAKALAYVNWARPVEVQDVEAVCVSTAEVDIFAFVDSLAAGNGQQSQSMLRKMLEEQDAAAIFPMIVRQFRLLVQAREIVEARGMVQDVQEALGIHPFVAGKIFQQAGRFTMKSLESIYRRLLKMDEAAKTSAMPLDTALEMFVVELAGT